One window of Arcobacter cloacae genomic DNA carries:
- a CDS encoding TOTE conflict system archaeo-eukaryotic primase domain-containing protein — protein sequence MTLPELRQKLKLLEFQKINLDNEILQTKREIEKLSPFSKEQKIELFKSLFIGRSDVFAKYWISSDGLKKGYSPSTYTFKGNDYIPISNEIIQQHLEGKIRLGTYVVVNQTMVKFLVIDLDKASFIEDSRAINKISLSLGLKPLIELSKSGNGIHIWYFFELPIKAKDARKLGDIIITKAMDTSSGIDMTSYDRMFPNQDFVSPDALGNLVALPLHYGSRCENKTVFIDINTMQPFENQWEILQNISKISFYQVSVILKEHLLNSNNDENLMPWEIKQDKPIVFPKTTKAILYDALYIEKQNLSKEVLNKLQRLSSFSNPEFFVLQNLRFSTFNTPRIITSFDINEKYIIVPRGLTQKITNLFNSNKAKLFIEDKRFIKPIDKLNFTLTLKDEQQIALEKILVRDYSILIAPPGFGKTAVAAAIIEKRKVNTLILVNKSNLLDQWIERLCEYFQIDIKTIGKLGNGKKKLNSNLDIATLQSLKNRPELIEEYSQIIIDEVHHIPAVSFEIPLKRFKGKYILGLSATPARQDGMHPIMFMQCGDIAYESKKEIRKIHTLKTVTSTFEALSNDFSLILNEMVENFDRNNLIISEIEQLKDRNILILSERIEHLNILYHLLDAKKIKSTLIHGGLKSKMKKEFLKEANSSSIILSTSSFIGEGIDFSHLDAIVLTMPVSYWGRIVQYLGRIGRDGQECIAVDFYDENTPMLRSSFQKRQKGYKKMGYISLNEKGLF from the coding sequence ATGACTCTTCCAGAACTTCGCCAAAAACTGAAACTTTTAGAATTTCAAAAAATCAATTTAGATAATGAGATTCTTCAAACAAAAAGAGAAATAGAAAAGTTATCTCCTTTTTCAAAAGAACAAAAAATTGAACTTTTTAAATCTCTTTTTATTGGTAGAAGTGATGTTTTTGCAAAATATTGGATAAGTTCTGATGGATTAAAAAAAGGATATTCTCCATCAACTTATACTTTCAAAGGCAATGATTATATTCCTATTTCAAATGAGATTATTCAACAACATCTTGAAGGAAAAATTAGACTTGGCACTTATGTTGTAGTAAATCAGACAATGGTAAAATTTTTAGTAATTGATTTAGATAAAGCAAGTTTTATTGAAGATTCAAGAGCTATAAATAAAATATCGTTAAGTCTTGGATTAAAACCATTGATAGAACTTTCAAAATCAGGAAATGGCATTCATATTTGGTACTTTTTTGAATTACCAATCAAAGCAAAAGATGCTAGAAAGTTAGGTGATATAATCATTACAAAAGCTATGGATACAAGTAGTGGTATTGATATGACAAGCTATGATAGAATGTTTCCAAATCAAGATTTTGTATCACCTGATGCATTAGGAAATTTAGTTGCACTCCCGCTTCACTATGGCTCAAGATGTGAGAATAAAACAGTTTTTATTGATATTAATACTATGCAACCATTTGAGAATCAATGGGAAATATTGCAGAATATTTCAAAAATATCGTTTTATCAAGTATCAGTAATTTTAAAAGAGCATTTATTAAATTCAAACAATGATGAGAACTTAATGCCTTGGGAAATCAAACAAGATAAACCAATTGTTTTTCCAAAAACAACTAAAGCAATTTTATATGATGCTTTATATATTGAAAAACAGAATCTCTCAAAAGAAGTATTAAATAAATTACAAAGATTATCAAGCTTTTCAAATCCAGAGTTTTTTGTATTGCAAAATCTTAGATTCTCAACATTTAATACTCCAAGAATAATTACATCATTTGACATAAATGAGAAATACATTATTGTTCCAAGAGGGCTTACTCAAAAGATTACGAATCTTTTTAATTCTAATAAAGCAAAACTTTTTATTGAAGATAAACGATTTATAAAACCTATTGACAAACTAAATTTCACACTTACTCTAAAAGATGAACAGCAAATAGCTTTAGAAAAAATACTCGTAAGAGATTATTCAATTTTAATTGCACCTCCAGGATTTGGTAAAACTGCCGTTGCTGCTGCAATAATTGAAAAAAGAAAAGTCAATACATTAATTCTAGTAAATAAAAGCAATCTTCTTGATCAGTGGATTGAACGACTTTGTGAATATTTTCAGATTGACATAAAAACCATTGGAAAACTTGGTAATGGTAAGAAAAAACTAAATTCAAATTTAGATATAGCTACTTTGCAATCACTAAAAAATAGACCTGAACTAATTGAAGAATATTCACAAATTATAATTGATGAAGTACATCATATTCCAGCAGTGTCATTTGAGATACCTCTAAAAAGATTTAAAGGTAAATATATTTTAGGTTTAAGTGCAACACCTGCTAGACAAGATGGGATGCATCCAATTATGTTTATGCAGTGTGGAGATATTGCATATGAATCAAAAAAAGAGATTAGAAAAATACATACATTAAAAACAGTTACCTCTACATTTGAAGCACTAAGTAATGATTTTTCATTAATTTTAAATGAAATGGTAGAAAATTTTGATAGGAATAATCTCATAATATCTGAAATTGAACAATTAAAAGATAGAAATATTTTGATACTTAGTGAAAGAATTGAACATTTAAATATTTTATATCATCTATTAGATGCAAAAAAGATAAAATCAACTCTTATACATGGTGGATTAAAATCAAAAATGAAAAAAGAGTTTTTAAAAGAAGCTAATAGCTCCTCAATTATTTTATCAACTAGCTCATTTATTGGTGAAGGAATAGATTTTTCTCATCTTGATGCTATTGTTCTTACAATGCCTGTTTCATATTGGGGAAGAATAGTCCAATATCTTGGGAGAATTGGAAGAGATGGACAAGAGTGTATAGCTGTAGATTTTTATGATGAAAACACTCCAATGTTACGATCTAGTTTTCAAAAGAGACAAAAAGGTTATAAAAAGATGGGTTATATTTCATTGAATGAAAAAGGATTATTTTAA
- a CDS encoding helix-turn-helix domain-containing protein, which translates to MAKKIKPTEYPTSEHELTAEYLGKFIRAKRTNSNLTSHQTALLCNVPVDVITKLENNSGGVTLDSFLKVINGLSINIELSRDNK; encoded by the coding sequence ATGGCTAAAAAAATAAAACCCACTGAATATCCAACTTCAGAGCATGAGTTAACAGCAGAATATTTAGGTAAATTTATTAGAGCAAAAAGAACTAATTCAAATTTAACTTCTCACCAAACGGCACTATTATGTAATGTTCCTGTTGATGTTATTACAAAATTAGAAAATAATAGTGGTGGAGTTACCCTTGATAGTTTTTTAAAAGTAATAAATGGACTTAGTATTAATATTGAATTATCAAGAGATAATAAATGA
- a CDS encoding nucleotidyl transferase AbiEii/AbiGii toxin family protein: MTHPALMKMLEKYDLSNSNSSFDALREILQEIVLLGLYDAGFFKHAAFYGGTALRILHNLPRFSEDLDFSLLESNSNFDLKPFQNAIVDTLKSFGFDITIEIKEKNLNSAIASAFVKGNTIEHLLNINAPKDITKAINKDKTVKIKLEVDTNPPLDFETQNVIRLTPRPFSINAFTLPSLYAGKMHAILCRAWSSRPKGRDWYDLIWYIANDVELDSKHLKSRLSQSCKYLESNDIKIPDTLNKESIKKLLLQRIETLDVEKAKNDVQPFIKDIREIELWSKEFFIAVIENMKVK, encoded by the coding sequence ATGACGCATCCAGCACTTATGAAAATGCTAGAAAAATACGATTTATCAAATTCAAATAGTAGTTTTGATGCATTAAGAGAGATACTTCAAGAAATAGTATTACTTGGACTTTATGACGCTGGATTTTTTAAACATGCAGCTTTTTATGGTGGAACTGCTTTACGAATTTTACATAATCTTCCTAGATTTTCTGAAGATTTAGATTTTTCACTTCTTGAATCAAATTCAAACTTTGATTTAAAGCCTTTTCAAAATGCAATTGTTGATACTTTAAAATCATTTGGATTTGATATAACAATAGAAATAAAAGAAAAGAATTTAAATAGTGCAATAGCATCAGCATTTGTAAAAGGAAATACTATAGAGCATTTACTTAATATTAATGCTCCAAAAGATATTACTAAAGCTATAAATAAAGACAAAACCGTAAAAATAAAATTAGAAGTAGATACAAATCCTCCATTAGATTTTGAAACACAAAATGTTATTAGATTAACACCTAGACCATTTTCTATAAATGCATTTACATTACCATCTTTATACGCAGGAAAAATGCACGCGATTTTATGTCGAGCATGGAGTTCTAGACCAAAAGGAAGAGATTGGTATGATTTAATTTGGTATATAGCAAATGATGTTGAACTTGACTCTAAGCATTTAAAATCAAGATTATCTCAAAGTTGTAAATATTTAGAATCAAATGATATAAAAATACCAGATACTCTTAACAAAGAAAGCATAAAAAAATTATTGTTACAAAGAATAGAAACTCTTGATGTAGAAAAAGCAAAAAATGATGTTCAACCTTTTATAAAAGATATTAGAGAAATTGAACTTTGGTCAAAAGAGTTTTTTATTGCTGTAATTGAGAATATGAAAGTTAAATAG
- a CDS encoding PAS domain-containing protein yields the protein MNDFLKKLNILYMDNDYSSRKNIYTKFDSYLNNIYFSVNEKESTDIYHNLLSQKIRLDAIICELKEQSFQTVINLLKKIRIINEDIPILLLVEDLPKEQLFEIIQFDVSGYFTKPVNTQKVLNKLNDVCHKYHQNETIKKQKQELEQYLKAVDNVAIVTKTDLKGKITFINELFVETSKYHADELLGKSQNIIRHPSTPKEIFTDMWSTIKQGKVWNGNIKNLAKDGSEYFVNATIFPIYDDLGENIIEYIAIRFLTTKEELIKREFRKKVMTNIQDFKKKELEYLSLIKTMHQQINYFKQNDTTALQKKNEELEINNKKLKSQLQHFEKEIKTIRDGNYSTVNIANQKVKKLTDEFKNLQIKYSSSEKALKKFYEELNNKKEKIVDLETRLTEKNKQIENLFEVIEQKDKDLKKLLETS from the coding sequence GTGAATGATTTTTTAAAAAAATTAAATATTTTATACATGGATAATGATTATAGTTCAAGAAAAAATATATATACTAAATTTGATTCTTATTTAAATAATATCTATTTTTCTGTAAATGAAAAAGAATCAACAGATATATATCACAACCTTTTATCTCAAAAAATAAGACTTGATGCTATTATTTGTGAACTTAAAGAACAATCTTTTCAAACAGTAATAAATCTTCTAAAAAAAATTAGAATTATAAATGAAGATATACCGATACTTTTACTTGTTGAAGATCTACCAAAGGAACAACTTTTTGAAATTATTCAATTTGATGTTTCTGGATATTTTACAAAACCTGTTAATACTCAAAAAGTATTAAATAAATTAAATGATGTTTGTCACAAATACCATCAAAATGAAACAATAAAAAAACAAAAACAAGAATTAGAACAATATTTAAAAGCTGTAGATAACGTAGCTATTGTTACAAAAACTGATTTGAAAGGTAAAATTACATTTATAAATGAATTATTTGTTGAAACTTCAAAATATCATGCAGATGAACTATTAGGAAAATCTCAAAATATTATAAGACACCCTTCTACACCTAAAGAAATATTTACTGATATGTGGTCAACTATAAAACAAGGAAAAGTATGGAATGGAAATATAAAAAATCTTGCAAAAGATGGAAGTGAATATTTTGTAAATGCCACAATTTTCCCAATTTATGATGATCTAGGAGAAAATATTATTGAATATATAGCTATTAGATTTTTAACTACTAAAGAAGAACTTATAAAAAGAGAATTTAGAAAAAAAGTAATGACTAATATTCAAGATTTCAAAAAGAAAGAATTAGAATATCTCTCTTTAATAAAAACTATGCACCAACAAATAAATTATTTTAAACAAAATGATACTACTGCTTTACAAAAGAAAAATGAAGAACTTGAAATAAATAATAAAAAACTAAAATCTCAATTACAACATTTCGAAAAAGAAATAAAAACTATTAGAGATGGTAACTATTCTACTGTAAATATAGCAAATCAAAAAGTAAAAAAATTAACTGATGAATTTAAAAATTTACAAATAAAATACTCTTCATCAGAAAAAGCTTTAAAAAAATTTTATGAAGAATTAAATAATAAAAAAGAAAAAATTGTTGATTTAGAAACTAGATTAACAGAGAAAAATAAACAAATAGAAAATTTATTTGAAGTAATTGAACAAAAAGATAAAGATTTAAAAAAACTATTAGAAACATCTTAA
- a CDS encoding methyl-accepting chemotaxis protein, protein MLLVGFSALLALIVLSTLFLIDEKNVIIDEKKSKLINLVEIPFSLIEAEYKDFLAGKIDEDTAKKNALDAIKKVRYDSTNYMWINDMTLPYPTMIMHPIATTLDGKVLNSERFNCATELEFSNNKIMKTDGKKNLFQSFVEVTNQGNDGFVKYLWPKPTADGKNTEELYEKLSYVKKFEKWGWVIGSGIYIDDIDEQFNNNLIGISIMVLIIGLVFSIIIYIVIKDIVTKIEFLDNGLITFFGFLNKESKTADLILIDSKDEFGEMAKVINKNIQHTQNLINQDNELIEDVKRVVNEVKKGKLNQKIAKSTQNQSLEELKNNFNEMLENTAKNVCEDINKITSVLDSFAKLDFRARVENDNGVVSIGLNNLAQIINDMLVENKSNGLTLDESSDILLKNVNQLNINSNEAAASLEQTAAALEEITSNIRNNTQNIQKMASYSSSVTKSSTHGEKLANQTTVSMDEINTQVNAINEAISVIDQIAFQTNILSLNAAVEAATAGEAGRGFAVVAQEVRNLAARSAEAAKEIKTIVENATKKANDGKEIANNMIEGYKELNQNITNTINLIQDIEMSSKEQLAGIEQINDAVNNLDKQTQQNAQIASQTHDVAVVTDKIAKLVVSDANIKEFNGKDNVKAKKI, encoded by the coding sequence ATGTTACTTGTAGGTTTTTCTGCTTTATTAGCATTGATTGTACTTAGTACGCTTTTTTTGATAGATGAAAAAAATGTGATAATAGATGAAAAAAAATCAAAATTAATAAATCTTGTTGAGATACCATTTAGTTTAATTGAAGCAGAATATAAAGATTTTTTAGCTGGTAAAATAGATGAAGATACAGCTAAAAAAAATGCTTTAGATGCGATAAAAAAAGTAAGATATGATTCTACTAATTATATGTGGATAAACGATATGACATTACCTTATCCTACAATGATAATGCATCCAATAGCTACAACTTTAGATGGAAAAGTTTTAAATTCTGAAAGATTTAATTGTGCTACTGAATTAGAATTTTCAAATAATAAAATAATGAAAACAGATGGAAAAAAGAATCTTTTTCAATCTTTTGTGGAAGTTACAAATCAAGGAAACGATGGATTTGTTAAATATCTATGGCCAAAACCAACTGCTGATGGCAAAAATACTGAAGAACTTTATGAAAAGTTATCATATGTAAAAAAGTTTGAGAAATGGGGTTGGGTTATTGGAAGTGGAATATATATAGATGATATTGATGAACAATTTAACAATAATTTAATAGGTATCTCTATTATGGTTTTAATAATAGGATTAGTATTTAGTATCATTATTTACATAGTTATAAAAGATATTGTTACAAAAATAGAGTTTCTTGATAATGGATTGATTACTTTTTTTGGATTTTTGAATAAGGAAAGTAAAACTGCTGATTTAATATTAATAGATTCAAAAGATGAATTTGGAGAAATGGCAAAAGTAATAAATAAAAATATTCAACATACTCAAAATTTAATTAATCAAGACAATGAATTAATTGAAGATGTAAAAAGAGTTGTAAATGAGGTAAAAAAAGGAAAATTAAATCAAAAAATAGCAAAATCAACACAAAATCAAAGTTTAGAAGAGTTAAAAAATAATTTTAATGAAATGCTTGAAAATACAGCTAAAAATGTGTGTGAAGATATAAATAAAATTACAAGTGTTTTAGATAGTTTTGCAAAATTAGATTTCAGAGCTAGAGTAGAAAATGATAATGGAGTTGTATCTATTGGATTAAATAACCTTGCTCAAATAATAAATGATATGTTGGTTGAAAATAAATCAAATGGTTTAACATTGGATGAAAGTTCAGATATATTACTTAAAAATGTAAATCAGTTGAATATTAATTCAAATGAAGCAGCAGCTAGTCTTGAACAAACAGCAGCAGCATTAGAAGAGATAACTTCAAATATAAGAAATAATACTCAAAATATCCAAAAAATGGCTTCTTATTCATCAAGTGTTACAAAATCTTCTACTCATGGAGAGAAGTTAGCAAATCAAACAACAGTTTCTATGGATGAGATAAATACACAAGTAAATGCTATAAATGAAGCTATTTCAGTAATTGATCAAATAGCATTTCAAACAAATATTTTATCATTAAATGCAGCAGTAGAAGCAGCAACTGCTGGAGAAGCAGGACGTGGATTTGCAGTTGTTGCTCAAGAGGTGAGAAATTTAGCAGCAAGAAGTGCAGAAGCAGCTAAAGAGATAAAAACAATTGTTGAAAATGCTACAAAAAAAGCAAATGATGGAAAAGAAATTGCAAATAATATGATAGAAGGATATAAAGAATTAAATCAAAATATTACAAATACTATAAATTTAATACAAGATATTGAGATGTCAAGTAAAGAACAACTTGCGGGAATAGAGCAAATCAATGATGCTGTTAATAATTTAGATAAACAAACTCAGCAAAATGCACAAATAGCTTCACAAACTCATGATGTAGCAGTAGTAACTGATAAAATAGCAAAACTTGTAGTATCAGATGCAAACATAAAAGAGTTTAATGGTAAAGATAACGTAAAAGCTAAAAAAATATAA
- a CDS encoding sensor histidine kinase, with the protein MLSSTKKVINKILTIYSISTLLFLITIFIIVSKWQEQEAIEKIQQSMREHKRYIIDVIKNHEIYELKNFFNDLDIEIKISHLEEILFSNFKSIDEISPQKRFFFYKDYIYYFNTVTKNEQTINLLIKKSTKKEDILLFKKKLLILLFIIFLLSLVVAYILIKTIIKPLEENAKKLDDFLKDTTHEIKAPLSIMNMSIETMEKENLNEKNLKRLNNLNFSIKTLNNIYESLVEIHFNKSNNEINIIEVDLKLLERISIFNHQLEQKNLLISLKSNKSFIKINEYKLEKIIDNLLSNITKHAKNNSEVIINLEQNRLEISNLISNKLPNNLSILFERYTKINSSNGFGVGLHIIKKICNEFDIKLDCKIIDENRIKFILIWNY; encoded by the coding sequence TTGTTAAGTAGCACAAAAAAAGTTATAAATAAAATCTTAACCATTTATTCAATAAGTACCCTTTTATTTTTAATCACCATTTTTATAATTGTATCAAAGTGGCAAGAACAAGAAGCTATAGAAAAGATTCAACAATCAATGAGAGAGCATAAAAGATATATTATTGATGTTATAAAAAATCACGAAATTTATGAACTAAAAAATTTTTTCAATGACTTAGATATAGAAATAAAAATCTCTCACTTAGAGGAAATATTATTTTCTAATTTTAAATCAATTGATGAGATTTCACCACAAAAAAGATTCTTTTTTTATAAAGACTACATCTACTATTTTAATACTGTTACTAAAAATGAACAAACTATAAATCTATTAATCAAAAAAAGTACAAAAAAGGAAGATATATTACTTTTTAAGAAGAAACTGCTCATTTTATTATTTATAATTTTCCTTCTAAGTTTAGTAGTTGCTTATATTTTAATAAAAACTATTATTAAACCCCTTGAAGAAAATGCAAAAAAATTAGATGATTTTTTAAAAGATACAACACATGAAATAAAAGCCCCTTTAAGTATTATGAATATGTCCATTGAAACTATGGAAAAAGAAAATTTAAATGAAAAAAATTTAAAAAGATTAAATAATTTAAATTTTTCAATCAAAACTTTAAATAATATTTATGAAAGTTTAGTAGAAATTCATTTTAATAAATCAAATAATGAAATAAATATTATTGAAGTAGATTTAAAACTGTTAGAAAGAATCTCCATATTTAATCATCAATTAGAACAAAAAAACTTACTTATATCCCTGAAAAGTAATAAATCTTTTATTAAAATAAATGAATATAAATTAGAAAAAATCATTGATAATCTTCTTTCAAATATCACTAAACACGCAAAAAACAATAGTGAAGTCATAATAAACTTAGAACAAAATAGATTAGAAATAAGTAATCTTATTTCTAATAAACTACCAAATAATTTATCTATACTATTTGAAAGATACACAAAAATCAACTCTAGCAATGGCTTTGGTGTAGGATTACATATAATAAAAAAAATATGTAATGAATTTGATATAAAACTTGATTGTAAAATCATAGATGAAAATAGAATAAAATTTATACTTATTTGGAATTATTAA
- a CDS encoding PAS domain-containing protein — MSLEIKLPIETIIVSETDAKGNIIFANEDFCKIAGYSIDELIGKPHNIVRHSDMPKIAFEGLWETIKAGRIWKGIVKNKTKSGGYYWVNATAYPSKTSNGELRYISIRIKPTEQEIIEASNLYETLK, encoded by the coding sequence ATGAGCCTTGAGATAAAACTACCAATAGAAACTATTATAGTAAGTGAAACAGATGCTAAAGGTAATATTATTTTTGCAAATGAAGACTTTTGTAAAATAGCTGGATACTCAATAGATGAATTAATTGGTAAACCACATAATATTGTAAGACATTCAGATATGCCTAAAATTGCATTTGAAGGTTTATGGGAAACGATTAAAGCTGGAAGAATTTGGAAAGGTATTGTAAAAAATAAAACCAAATCAGGTGGTTATTATTGGGTAAATGCAACAGCGTATCCATCAAAAACTTCAAATGGTGAATTAAGATACATTTCTATTAGAATAAAACCAACAGAACAAGAAATAATAGAAGCTTCAAATCTTTATGAAACACTAAAATAG
- a CDS encoding response regulator transcription factor has protein sequence MYKVLLLEDDLTLQDMIVEYFIDNNYYIRYCSSDNEVLDLVTKEKFDIWIFDVKIPKGNGFELLKELRTLNFNTPTIFTTSLNDISDLEKGFNAGCNDYLKKPYNLKELLIRVNSLLKDNIKEEILNDGFKYDFSSNLLYKNNSLYPLSKKELKLLHLFITNKNKLITIEKIFEELWEYEEPSFLSLRAYIKNIRKILGKENILNKRSEGYIFVK, from the coding sequence ATGTACAAAGTACTTTTGTTAGAAGATGATTTAACTTTGCAAGATATGATTGTAGAATATTTTATTGATAATAATTATTATATTCGTTATTGTTCATCTGATAACGAAGTATTAGATTTAGTAACAAAAGAAAAATTTGATATTTGGATTTTCGATGTAAAAATTCCAAAAGGTAATGGTTTTGAATTATTGAAAGAATTAAGAACTTTAAATTTTAATACTCCAACAATCTTTACAACCTCTTTAAATGATATTTCTGATTTAGAAAAAGGTTTTAATGCTGGTTGTAATGACTATTTAAAAAAACCTTATAACTTAAAAGAATTGTTAATAAGGGTAAATTCTTTATTAAAAGATAATATTAAAGAAGAAATTTTAAATGATGGATTTAAATATGATTTTTCTTCCAACTTACTGTATAAAAATAATTCCCTTTATCCTCTTTCAAAAAAAGAATTAAAACTTTTACACCTTTTTATAACAAATAAAAACAAGTTAATAACTATAGAAAAAATATTTGAAGAATTATGGGAGTATGAAGAACCTAGCTTTTTAAGTTTAAGAGCTTACATAAAAAATATCAGAAAAATTTTAGGTAAAGAGAACATTTTAAATAAACGTTCAGAAGGATATATTTTTGTTAAGTAG
- a CDS encoding HipA domain-containing protein — protein sequence MKHNINIFCNNDYVGFIEIDLASNNAKLNYDDNWKKIGFELSPHLKFNKEIDSNSIKKFISNLLPEGRGLEFVSEILQISKANKFALIEAIGNETAGAITFTSNKKIITSFRKISNEELTQRIIDKDTINITLWDKKTRLSLAGVQDKLPLVVLDENTYGIGEGKIASTHILKFEKINNSYLVLNEYFCMKLAKLCGLDVAEVEIKKFATQNILFVKRFDRELIINEDGSFEVLKKHIIDGCQLLDLDVSMKYEKVYTNARGEANFKNLFDYSKLSTNKILTKLNLLKWTLFNLCINNYDAHAKNISFFVNNKGLELSPLYDLVNIAMYPDIHNEFAMAFGDEFDSNKIGTFDMVGFCVHTNIQPRLVKNELISIITNIKKNIKIIKDETLCNCDEDEINFLESLEKNILETCKKHENMLQILMDDYKIYKKEYE from the coding sequence ATGAAACATAATATAAATATATTTTGTAATAATGATTATGTAGGTTTTATAGAAATAGATTTAGCTTCAAACAATGCAAAATTAAATTATGATGATAATTGGAAAAAAATAGGGTTTGAATTATCCCCACATCTAAAATTCAATAAAGAAATAGATTCAAATAGTATAAAAAAATTTATATCTAATCTTTTACCTGAGGGTAGAGGATTAGAATTTGTTAGTGAAATTTTACAAATTTCTAAAGCGAATAAATTTGCATTAATTGAAGCAATTGGTAATGAAACAGCAGGAGCTATTACTTTTACTTCAAATAAAAAAATTATTACAAGTTTTAGAAAAATAAGTAATGAAGAATTAACTCAAAGAATCATTGATAAAGATACTATAAATATCACTCTTTGGGATAAAAAAACTAGGCTTAGTCTTGCAGGTGTTCAAGATAAGTTACCATTAGTTGTATTAGATGAGAATACTTACGGTATAGGAGAAGGTAAAATTGCTTCTACACACATCTTGAAATTTGAAAAAATAAATAATAGTTATTTAGTCTTAAATGAATACTTCTGCATGAAATTAGCTAAATTGTGTGGTTTAGATGTAGCAGAAGTAGAAATAAAGAAATTTGCCACTCAAAATATTTTATTTGTAAAAAGATTTGATAGAGAACTTATAATAAATGAAGATGGTTCTTTTGAAGTTTTAAAAAAACATATAATAGATGGTTGCCAATTATTAGATTTAGATGTTAGTATGAAATATGAAAAAGTTTATACAAATGCAAGAGGTGAAGCTAATTTTAAAAACTTATTTGATTACTCTAAATTATCAACAAATAAGATTTTAACTAAACTAAATCTTTTAAAATGGACTCTATTTAACTTATGTATAAATAACTATGATGCTCATGCAAAAAATATATCATTTTTTGTAAATAACAAAGGTTTAGAATTAAGTCCTTTATATGATTTAGTAAATATTGCTATGTACCCAGATATTCATAATGAATTTGCAATGGCTTTTGGAGATGAGTTTGATTCAAATAAAATTGGTACATTTGATATGGTAGGATTTTGCGTACATACAAATATACAACCAAGATTAGTAAAAAATGAGTTGATATCTATAATTACAAATATTAAGAAAAATATCAAAATTATAAAAGATGAAACATTATGCAATTGTGATGAAGATGAGATTAATTTTTTAGAATCTTTAGAAAAAAATATTTTAGAGACTTGTAAAAAACATGAAAATATGCTTCAAATATTAATGGATGATTATAAAATTTATAAAAAAGAATATGAATAA
- a CDS encoding type IV toxin-antitoxin system AbiEi family antitoxin domain-containing protein has translation MKTIELKNALPLSIFSHEMIYSLLEKSISNVNEKISNLVKNGELVRLKKGFYTFSKLYQTKPINLISVANTLYSPSYVSFDYALSYYEMIPERVSEVTSATSKNEKLFDTPIGRFSYKKVSLQAYSLGIDWIYDDIEGGRFIATAEKALCDKIKYDRGIGTLTQTSMIEYLKYDLRIDISIPLNYELIEIIAAAYKSRNLKTLATIVKKGKL, from the coding sequence ATGAAAACAATAGAATTAAAAAATGCCTTACCATTAAGTATCTTTTCCCATGAAATGATATATTCATTACTTGAAAAATCAATAAGTAATGTAAATGAGAAAATATCAAATCTTGTTAAAAATGGTGAATTAGTAAGATTAAAAAAAGGTTTTTATACTTTTTCTAAACTTTATCAAACAAAACCAATAAATTTAATTAGTGTTGCAAATACTTTATATTCACCATCTTATGTATCATTTGATTATGCTTTAAGTTATTATGAAATGATACCTGAAAGAGTAAGTGAAGTTACATCAGCTACAAGTAAAAATGAAAAATTATTTGATACTCCTATTGGAAGATTTAGTTATAAAAAAGTAAGTCTACAAGCATATTCTTTGGGAATTGATTGGATTTATGATGATATTGAAGGTGGAAGATTTATTGCAACTGCTGAAAAAGCATTATGTGATAAAATAAAATATGATAGAGGTATTGGTACTTTAACACAAACTTCAATGATTGAATATCTAAAATATGATTTAAGAATTGATATTTCTATTCCATTAAATTATGAACTTATAGAAATAATTGCGGCTGCCTATAAATCAAGAAATCTAAAAACATTGGCAACAATAGTAAAAAAAGGAAAATTATGA